A single window of Candidatus Synechococcus calcipolaris G9 DNA harbors:
- a CDS encoding anti-sigma factor, translating into MSDANIPQEWEELLAGYVLGDLSSEEARTVQELLTDYPELLAEIQHFQDILALLPLALPEVPVPQTLRSQILASEMGASEMAAQKTRRLPSPSPLRWWGLGGMALLIGLGWLWDSYSLRQQIASMEQSLEKLEHIAQETPAPRGDRTLMLEGMGPTSNATGMVAFAPQYRMAVVSIDNLPPLPSGQVYRLWAAIGDEKVECSEIVPDASGRVYLKLPLDSNLMNSTALVITIEPETPFPQPQGEMVMQGFI; encoded by the coding sequence ATGAGCGACGCTAATATTCCCCAGGAATGGGAAGAACTACTGGCCGGCTATGTTTTGGGGGATCTCTCCTCCGAGGAAGCCCGCACCGTCCAAGAATTACTCACGGATTATCCAGAATTATTAGCAGAAATTCAGCATTTTCAGGACATTCTTGCCCTGTTACCCCTGGCCTTGCCGGAGGTTCCGGTTCCCCAAACCCTGCGATCGCAGATCCTCGCCTCAGAAATGGGTGCTTCGGAGATGGCTGCCCAAAAAACACGCCGGTTGCCGTCTCCATCTCCCCTGCGATGGTGGGGGTTGGGGGGAATGGCCCTCCTGATCGGCCTCGGCTGGCTCTGGGATAGTTATTCCCTACGGCAGCAAATCGCCAGTATGGAGCAAAGTTTAGAGAAGTTAGAGCATATTGCCCAAGAAACACCTGCCCCTAGGGGCGATCGCACCCTAATGCTAGAGGGAATGGGGCCAACCTCTAATGCCACGGGGATGGTGGCCTTTGCCCCCCAATACCGCATGGCGGTGGTGAGTATTGATAATTTACCCCCCTTGCCCTCGGGCCAGGTTTATCGGCTATGGGCAGCCATTGGAGATGAAAAAGTTGAATGCTCGGAAATTGTACCCGATGCATCGGGCCGGGTTTACCTCAAACTTCCCTTGGATAGTAACTTGATGAATTCAACGGCTTTGGTGATTACGATTGAGCCAGAAACTCCCTTTCCCCAACCCCAGGGAGAAATGGTGATGCAGGGCTTTATCTAA
- a CDS encoding magnesium chelatase subunit H, with protein sequence MFTHVKSTIRHIAPESQPGRSLMRVVYVVLEAQYQSALSAAVRSINAHNPSLGIEISGYLLEELRNPENYAAFCEDVSRANVFIASLIFIEDLADKVVEAVQPYRDRLDVAVVFPSMPQVMRLNKMGSFSMAQLGQSKSVIGQFMKKRKGKAGSGFQDGMLKLLQTLPKVLKYLPIDKAQDARNFMLSFQYWLGGSPENLENFLLMLGDRYVFKGENLQSAALKYQDPVTYPDTGIWHPLAPQMFEDLKEYCNWFNSRRDIGDDLKDPLVPTVGLILQRTHLVTGDDAHYVAVVQELESQGARVIPVFSGGLDFSKPLEMFFYDPVQPQRTMVDCVVSLTGFALVGGPAKQDHPKAVAALKKLNRPYMVSLPLVFQTTEEWEDSDLGLHPIQVALQIALPELDGAIEPIILSGRDGTTGRAIALQDRVEMIAQRALKWANLRRKPKVNKKVAITIFSFPPDKGNIGTAAYLDVFGSIYKVMESLKNNGYDVTDLPANAETLMQEILHDARAQVGSPELNIAYRMPVPEYETLTPYAKRLEENWGKPPGQLNSDGQNLLIYGKTYGNVFIGVQPTFGYEGDPMRLLFSRSASPHHGFAAYYTFLNQIWQADAVLHFGTHGSLEFMPGKQMGMSGDCYPDNLIGNIPNLYYYAANNPSEATIAKRRSYANTISYLTPPAENAGLYKGLRELSDLIGSYQTLKESGRGIQIVNTIMDKCRLVNLDQDVQLPDADAADMSSEERDTLVGKVYIKLMEIESRLLPCGLHVIGKPPSTEEAIATLVNIASLDRPEDDILSLPRIIAASVDRDIDSIFQGSDRGVLDDVQLLQEINQATRGAVSALVHAQADADGRVSKVSKLNFFNMGRKEPWIEALHGAGYTQVDSETIKPLMEYLEFCLQQIVADNELGALLQALEGEYILPGPGGDPIRNPDVLPTGKNIHALDPQAIPTAAAVKSAKVVVDRLLARQRDENNGAWPESIALVLWGTDNIKTYGESLAQVLWMVGVRPLPDSLGRMNKLELIPLDELGRPRIDVVVNCSGVFRDLFINQMELLDRAVKLAAEADEPLEMNFIRKHALKQAADMGINLRQAATRVFTNASGSYAANVNLAVENSTWEQESELQDMYLARKSFAFSADSPGTMTQSRQILESALKTVDVTFQNLDSAEISLTDVSHYFDSDPTKVVSNLRGDGKQPKSYIADTTTANAQVRSLSETVRLDSRTKLLNPKWYEGMLSHGYEGVREISKRLVNTMGWSATAGAVDNWVYEDVNATFIEDEQMRQRLLNLNPHSFRKIVGTLLELNGRGYWDTSESNLDLLRQLYQDVEDKIEGVE encoded by the coding sequence ATGTTCACCCACGTCAAGTCCACCATTCGGCATATCGCGCCAGAGTCTCAACCGGGGCGATCGCTGATGCGAGTGGTCTATGTCGTGCTGGAAGCTCAGTACCAGAGTGCTCTTTCTGCCGCCGTTCGCTCGATCAATGCCCACAACCCCAGTCTAGGCATTGAGATCAGTGGTTATCTGTTGGAGGAGCTACGCAACCCGGAAAACTACGCCGCCTTTTGTGAAGATGTCTCCCGCGCCAATGTCTTTATTGCCTCCTTGATTTTCATTGAAGACCTGGCAGACAAGGTGGTAGAAGCGGTGCAACCCTACCGCGATCGCCTGGATGTGGCGGTGGTTTTTCCCTCCATGCCCCAGGTGATGCGCCTAAACAAGATGGGCAGTTTTTCCATGGCCCAGTTAGGTCAGTCCAAGAGTGTGATTGGCCAGTTCATGAAAAAGCGCAAGGGGAAGGCTGGCTCTGGCTTCCAGGATGGGATGCTCAAGCTCCTGCAAACCCTGCCCAAGGTTTTGAAGTATCTGCCCATTGATAAGGCCCAGGATGCCCGTAACTTCATGCTCAGTTTCCAGTATTGGCTGGGTGGCTCTCCTGAAAACCTAGAAAACTTTTTGCTAATGCTGGGCGATCGCTACGTGTTTAAGGGAGAAAACCTGCAAAGCGCGGCCCTCAAGTACCAAGATCCCGTCACCTATCCCGATACTGGCATTTGGCATCCCTTGGCTCCCCAGATGTTCGAGGATTTGAAGGAGTATTGTAACTGGTTCAATAGCCGCCGGGATATTGGCGACGACCTCAAGGATCCCCTCGTGCCCACGGTGGGGTTAATTCTCCAGCGTACCCATTTGGTGACGGGGGATGATGCCCATTATGTGGCCGTTGTCCAGGAACTGGAATCCCAAGGGGCGCGGGTGATTCCGGTCTTTTCAGGGGGACTAGACTTTTCCAAACCCCTAGAGATGTTTTTCTATGATCCCGTCCAGCCCCAACGCACGATGGTGGATTGTGTGGTGTCCTTAACGGGGTTTGCCCTTGTGGGTGGCCCCGCCAAGCAGGATCATCCCAAGGCGGTGGCGGCCCTAAAAAAACTGAACCGACCCTACATGGTGTCCTTGCCTTTGGTGTTTCAAACCACAGAAGAATGGGAAGACAGCGATCTGGGGTTACATCCGATTCAGGTGGCCCTACAAATTGCTCTGCCGGAACTGGATGGGGCCATTGAACCCATTATTCTTTCAGGACGGGATGGAACCACCGGCCGGGCGATCGCCCTCCAAGATCGGGTGGAAATGATTGCCCAGCGGGCCCTGAAGTGGGCCAATCTCCGCCGTAAACCCAAGGTGAATAAAAAAGTTGCCATTACCATTTTTAGTTTTCCACCGGACAAGGGAAATATTGGTACGGCAGCCTACCTGGATGTCTTTGGCTCGATCTACAAAGTGATGGAGAGCCTGAAAAACAACGGCTATGATGTGACGGATTTGCCCGCGAATGCCGAAACTCTGATGCAAGAGATTCTCCATGATGCCCGCGCCCAAGTGGGGAGTCCCGAACTGAATATTGCCTACCGGATGCCCGTGCCGGAATATGAAACCCTGACCCCCTATGCCAAGCGTCTCGAAGAGAACTGGGGCAAACCCCCCGGCCAACTCAACAGTGACGGCCAAAACCTACTCATCTATGGCAAAACCTACGGGAATGTCTTTATTGGCGTTCAGCCTACCTTTGGCTACGAAGGGGATCCGATGCGGCTGCTCTTTTCGCGGTCTGCCAGCCCCCACCATGGCTTTGCCGCCTACTACACGTTTCTGAATCAAATTTGGCAAGCAGATGCGGTGCTTCACTTTGGTACTCACGGCTCCCTCGAATTTATGCCCGGTAAACAGATGGGAATGTCAGGGGATTGCTACCCCGATAACCTGATTGGCAATATTCCCAATCTTTACTACTACGCCGCCAATAATCCTTCGGAAGCAACGATCGCCAAGCGACGCAGCTATGCCAATACCATTAGTTACCTGACTCCACCGGCGGAAAATGCTGGCCTCTACAAAGGTCTGCGGGAACTGAGCGATCTGATCGGCTCCTACCAAACCTTGAAGGAAAGCGGTCGGGGTATCCAGATTGTGAATACGATTATGGACAAATGCCGCCTCGTGAATCTGGATCAGGATGTGCAATTACCCGATGCAGATGCCGCAGATATGAGCAGCGAAGAGCGGGATACTCTGGTGGGCAAGGTCTATATCAAGCTGATGGAAATTGAATCTCGGTTGTTACCCTGTGGCTTGCACGTCATTGGTAAACCCCCTAGCACCGAAGAGGCGATCGCCACCCTGGTGAATATTGCCAGTTTGGATCGCCCAGAAGATGACATCTTGAGTTTGCCGCGGATCATTGCCGCCAGTGTGGATCGGGATATTGACTCGATCTTCCAGGGGAGCGATCGCGGCGTTTTAGACGATGTGCAACTCCTGCAAGAGATCAACCAGGCCACCCGTGGAGCCGTGAGTGCCCTTGTCCATGCCCAGGCCGATGCCGATGGCCGCGTCTCCAAGGTGTCTAAGCTAAATTTCTTTAATATGGGTCGCAAAGAACCCTGGATTGAGGCCCTCCACGGTGCGGGCTATACCCAAGTGGATAGTGAAACCATCAAGCCCCTGATGGAATACCTGGAATTTTGTTTGCAGCAAATTGTCGCTGACAATGAACTGGGGGCATTGCTCCAGGCCCTAGAAGGGGAATACATTCTTCCAGGGCCGGGGGGAGATCCCATTCGCAATCCCGATGTCTTGCCCACGGGTAAAAATATCCATGCCCTGGATCCCCAAGCCATTCCCACCGCCGCTGCGGTCAAGTCTGCCAAAGTTGTGGTGGATCGCCTCCTGGCCCGTCAACGGGACGAAAACAACGGTGCCTGGCCCGAAAGCATTGCCCTAGTTCTCTGGGGAACGGATAACATCAAAACCTATGGTGAATCCCTAGCCCAAGTCCTGTGGATGGTGGGGGTGCGGCCGCTGCCGGATTCCCTGGGGCGGATGAACAAACTGGAATTAATTCCCCTAGACGAACTGGGCCGGCCCCGCATTGATGTGGTCGTGAATTGTTCTGGGGTGTTCCGGGATTTGTTTATTAATCAAATGGAGCTTTTAGATCGGGCGGTAAAATTGGCCGCCGAAGCCGACGAACCCCTAGAGATGAACTTTATCCGCAAACATGCCCTCAAGCAGGCCGCTGACATGGGAATTAATCTCCGCCAAGCGGCAACCCGTGTCTTCACCAATGCCTCTGGTTCCTATGCTGCCAATGTGAACCTAGCGGTGGAAAATAGCACCTGGGAACAGGAATCGGAGCTCCAGGATATGTACCTGGCCCGTAAGTCCTTTGCCTTTTCGGCAGATTCTCCGGGTACGATGACGCAATCACGGCAAATTTTGGAATCGGCCCTAAAAACCGTGGATGTGACGTTCCAAAACCTGGATTCAGCAGAAATTAGCTTGACGGATGTGAGTCATTATTTTGATTCAGATCCCACCAAGGTTGTCAGTAATCTGCGGGGAGATGGCAAGCAACCCAAATCCTATATTGCGGATACTACCACCGCTAATGCCCAGGTGCGATCGCTCTCGGAAACCGTCCGCTTAGACAGTCGCACGAAATTGCTCAATCCTAAATGGTACGAAGGGATGCTTTCCCACGGCTATGAAGGAGTGCGGGAAATTTCCAAACGGCTTGTGAATACCATGGGCTGGTCTGCCACCGCTGGAGCGGTTGATAATTGGGTCTATGAGGATGTGAATGCCACATTCATTGAAGATGAGCAGATGCGGCAGCGACTCTTGAACCTAAACCCCCATTCCTTCCGTAAGATTGTCGGCACATTGCTGGAATTAAACGGTCGCGGCTATTGGGATACCAGTGAGAGTAATCTTGATCTGCTGCGGCAACTTTACCAGGACGTGGAGGATAAAATCGAAGGGGTTGAGTAG
- a CDS encoding DUF6714 family protein — MKKENVLKEIKSAFSGVTLGNGIGLWEAQAIDDYESEEVQKRNRDKDEKEDWSQLSYDELQHCHSSLSFFDAEGMRFHLPAYIVGSLDNNVNSPIFHLTQLDDYAILKLAALNPAQRQAIVMYLKWCLEQAQYEFEYPTIRRALSEYWN; from the coding sequence ATGAAAAAAGAGAATGTCTTAAAGGAAATAAAGTCTGCCTTTTCTGGGGTGACTCTTGGTAATGGTATTGGCTTGTGGGAGGCTCAAGCGATCGATGACTATGAGTCCGAAGAAGTGCAGAAAAGAAATCGTGACAAAGACGAAAAAGAAGATTGGAGCCAACTTAGTTACGATGAACTACAGCATTGTCACAGCAGCCTTTCGTTTTTTGATGCAGAGGGGATGAGATTTCATCTGCCCGCCTATATCGTAGGCAGCCTTGACAACAATGTAAATAGTCCAATTTTTCACTTGACACAGTTAGATGATTACGCAATATTAAAGCTGGCAGCATTGAATCCCGCGCAGAGGCAAGCAATAGTAATGTACTTAAAGTGGTGCCTTGAGCAAGCGCAATATGAATTTGAATATCCGACAATCCGAAGGGCATTAAGTGAATATTGGAATTGA
- a CDS encoding flavodoxin family protein: MSQQLKTITDRQCQNTPAQYSDLKALFLNCTLNRTPVLSHTQGVINIAKAIFEANGVTTQVIRPVDYEIAAGLGLDMSQTNEWQADEWPHIQKEIDATDILVLCTSVWLGEKSSVCSRVLERMYGYTHLLNEKGQYRDYGKVGATLITGNEDGVKHCAMNILFSLSHIGYTIPPQADAGWLGEVGPGPSYLDPGSGGPENEFTNRNTTFLTWNCMHIARLLKDNGGIPAHGNQPDVWDAGCKTDFKNPEHKR; encoded by the coding sequence ATGTCACAACAGCTCAAAACAATCACAGATCGTCAGTGCCAAAATACCCCTGCACAGTATAGTGATTTAAAGGCTCTTTTTTTAAACTGCACACTCAATAGAACGCCAGTGTTATCCCATACACAAGGGGTTATCAATATTGCTAAAGCTATTTTTGAGGCCAATGGGGTAACCACTCAAGTTATTCGACCTGTAGATTATGAGATAGCGGCTGGGCTAGGGTTAGATATGTCACAAACCAATGAGTGGCAGGCAGATGAATGGCCCCATATCCAGAAAGAAATTGATGCAACTGACATCTTAGTGCTGTGTACTTCAGTATGGCTGGGTGAAAAAAGTTCTGTTTGTAGTCGAGTTTTAGAGCGGATGTATGGATATACTCATCTCTTGAATGAGAAAGGTCAGTATAGAGATTATGGGAAGGTTGGGGCAACCCTCATTACCGGGAATGAAGATGGTGTTAAACATTGCGCTATGAATATTTTGTTTTCCCTATCGCATATTGGCTATACGATCCCTCCACAAGCGGATGCAGGCTGGCTAGGCGAAGTGGGCCCTGGTCCTTCCTATTTAGATCCAGGGTCTGGAGGGCCGGAGAACGAATTTACCAATCGCAATACCACCTTTTTAACTTGGAACTGTATGCATATAGCCAGACTACTCAAAGATAATGGAGGAATTCCTGCTCACGGGAACCAACCTGACGTTTGGGATGCTGGTTGTAAGACAGACTTTAAAAATCCTGAGCATAAACGTTAG
- a CDS encoding DUF5996 family protein — protein MMSNQPAPIDIWPSLPLDAWQDTYATLHMWTQIIGKIRLTQTPWINHSWHTPLYLTVRGLTTSTIPYGSRIFQIDFDFIDHELLIQTSEGARRAIALYPRSVADFYQNVMETLRALDIHITINTKPNEVPDPIRFEQDETHAAYDADYANRFWQVLLQSDRVFRDFRSHFSGKVSPVHFFWGSFDLAVTRFSGRSAPEHPGGVPNLPDAVAQEAYSQEVSSAGFWPGAGLSYPAFYSYAYPEPDGLKQAAIRPDAAFYSKELGEFILPYDAVREAESPDQMLFDFLQSTYDAAANLGNWNQEELKQLTFKMNS, from the coding sequence ATGATGTCAAATCAGCCTGCCCCAATAGATATTTGGCCGAGTTTACCCCTGGACGCATGGCAGGATACCTATGCCACCCTACACATGTGGACTCAAATCATCGGCAAAATCCGGTTGACCCAAACTCCGTGGATTAATCATTCCTGGCATACTCCCCTCTATTTAACCGTTCGGGGATTGACTACGTCCACGATTCCCTATGGTAGCCGGATCTTTCAAATCGACTTCGATTTTATTGATCATGAGCTGCTGATTCAAACCAGCGAAGGGGCAAGACGAGCGATCGCCCTCTACCCTCGCTCTGTCGCTGATTTCTACCAGAACGTGATGGAAACTCTTAGAGCATTAGATATTCATATCACCATTAACACCAAACCGAATGAAGTTCCAGATCCGATTCGATTTGAGCAAGATGAAACCCATGCTGCTTATGATGCAGACTATGCCAATCGATTCTGGCAAGTACTGCTACAGTCTGATCGCGTCTTTCGAGACTTTCGCTCCCATTTTTCTGGCAAGGTCAGCCCCGTTCATTTTTTCTGGGGAAGTTTTGATTTAGCCGTGACTCGCTTTTCGGGGCGATCGGCTCCTGAGCATCCGGGAGGGGTGCCAAATCTACCGGATGCAGTGGCGCAGGAAGCCTATTCCCAGGAAGTCAGTAGTGCCGGATTTTGGCCCGGAGCCGGATTATCATACCCAGCATTTTATTCCTATGCGTACCCAGAACCCGATGGATTGAAGCAGGCGGCAATTCGTCCCGATGCTGCATTTTACAGCAAAGAGTTGGGTGAGTTTATTTTGCCCTATGATGCCGTCCGCGAGGCAGAATCACCGGATCAGATGTTGTTTGACTTTTTACAAAGCACCTATGATGCTGCTGCTAATTTAGGCAACTGGAATCAAGAGGAACTCAAGCAATTAACGTTCAAAATGAACTCTTAA
- a CDS encoding UBP-type zinc finger domain-containing protein — protein sequence MACQHLNELTLENMISKANYPVFRCEECMRVGDRWVHLRICQSCGKMLCCDSSKNQHARRHYEESEHAVISSAELGEQWLWCFADEQQKNY from the coding sequence ATGGCTTGTCAACACCTGAACGAACTGACGCTAGAGAATATGATTTCAAAAGCCAATTACCCAGTATTCCGCTGTGAGGAATGCATGCGAGTTGGAGATCGCTGGGTTCACTTGAGAATTTGCCAAAGCTGCGGCAAAATGCTGTGCTGCGACTCGTCTAAGAATCAACACGCGCGCCGCCATTATGAAGAGAGCGAACACGCAGTGATCAGTTCAGCCGAATTGGGTGAACAATGGCTGTGGTGTTTTGCCGATGAACAACAGAAGAACTATTAA
- a CDS encoding NB-ARC domain-containing protein, with protein sequence MDANPKGSRRDLKPPKRVRGVALSPKGWQRWQTVKQQAESTEGWGKRFTQEELSNRTGLSLNTLARIIKRELGVDRQSLELLFQAFGLELTSADYTTPAVLAAPSAPPRSNDWQDWDNAADASVFYGRGADLAQLWQWMVADRCRVVGLFGIGGIGKSTIAVKAALQMQSEFEVVVWRSLANAPSFENLLISLLKFLMPLQGDDPIIPAALHEKLSKLMQYLRSQRCLLLLDNVETILQSKQVGQWRSGYEAYGQFLRVLGETPHQSCLLLTSREKPRVMALMEGEQSLVKTLPLSGLTPDDGRAIFRQKGIFTGSETEWQTLVNHYGGNPLALKMVASATQDVFNNSIREFLAYLSQRILIFEDIRDLLDRQFSRLSDAEKKTLFWFAIHREPLTLTDIQNSVIGSMHQQSIPQHINSLLRRSLLEKKDKTFFLQPVVMEYVTERLIQRLCTEFTTQQLDVWQSHSLIRIQAKDYVREIQLRLIMQPMIEWLLSSYQNVSVVEDRAQLLLTQQQYSSSSLAGYAAGNLINLLVQLKVDLRGSDFSGLVVQQADLRQVNLAGVNFKDTDLTQSIFSESLNSAMSIDLSPDGQMVAVGDSTGLIYLWQIATTQLLATFVGHTSWVWCVAFSPDGRQLASSGSDTSVRLWDLESGQCLWVATEHTGCVWSVTFSPDGHRLASGSDDQTVRVWNLKGDCLQVLQGHTKNVYSVHFSPDNQTLVSGSKDESVRIWNTSSGTCLSVLQGYGDGVHCVRYSPNGQLLASGGFDGSIRLWHGQTVTSNHPSRVSSTVLSGHTGGVWGMAFSSDGCILATGSDDGTLRLWHVQEAQCINVLDGHTDDVLAIALRGQLLVSASQDQTVRLWNLQGQSLKTWCGCTSGIRSLSLSPNGTTLASRGLDEAVYLWELRFDPGLSPSRPDKILQRRTGLTSPLTSWVSSLSFSPDGQTVATNGQDGSLLLWNVSMGLLHQWLGHDAPVWTVAFDATGNVLASGSKDESVRLWDVKTHRCLQVLEGHKHNVCAIAFDDNNQYLASGSSEQTIRLWDVQTGVCRHVLQGHTGGIFSLAFSAHDQQLISGSFDQTIRVWNLQTGECTQVLRGHTGGIWSVAVCPDHHLLASGSGDQTIRLWNLQTGYCLNVLHEHTSWVTSVSFSPDGQFLISGSDDRTLKVWDITTGFCIQTLMVDRLYEGMNIQGATGLTHTQAATLRALGAISQ encoded by the coding sequence ATGGATGCCAACCCGAAAGGATCAAGGCGCGATCTCAAACCTCCTAAGCGGGTTCGAGGCGTCGCCCTTTCGCCCAAAGGTTGGCAGCGGTGGCAAACGGTTAAACAGCAAGCCGAATCTACCGAGGGTTGGGGAAAACGGTTTACCCAGGAAGAGCTGAGTAATCGCACCGGTCTATCCCTCAATACCCTGGCTCGTATTATCAAACGTGAACTGGGGGTCGATCGCCAATCCCTGGAACTACTCTTTCAAGCCTTTGGATTGGAGCTGACGAGCGCCGACTATACGACTCCTGCTGTCCTCGCCGCACCCTCAGCGCCACCGCGAAGCAATGACTGGCAGGATTGGGATAATGCAGCCGATGCCTCGGTGTTTTACGGACGCGGGGCCGATCTGGCCCAACTGTGGCAGTGGATGGTGGCCGACCGCTGCCGCGTGGTAGGACTGTTCGGCATTGGCGGTATTGGAAAAAGTACGATCGCCGTCAAAGCAGCCCTGCAAATGCAGTCTGAGTTTGAGGTGGTGGTGTGGCGATCGCTGGCCAACGCACCTTCATTTGAGAACCTGCTAATCAGCCTGCTGAAATTTCTGATGCCGCTTCAAGGGGATGATCCAATCATCCCGGCAGCCTTGCATGAAAAGCTTTCTAAGCTGATGCAATATTTGCGATCGCAGCGATGTCTGCTCCTTTTAGACAACGTTGAAACTATTTTGCAGAGTAAACAGGTGGGTCAGTGGAGATCGGGTTATGAAGCCTACGGGCAATTTTTGAGAGTGCTGGGTGAAACGCCTCACCAAAGCTGTCTATTACTTACCAGCCGCGAGAAACCCCGCGTAATGGCTTTGATGGAAGGAGAACAAAGCCTGGTTAAAACGTTGCCGCTCAGCGGACTAACGCCTGACGATGGACGCGCCATTTTCCGACAAAAGGGCATATTTACAGGTTCAGAAACAGAATGGCAGACCCTGGTAAATCACTATGGCGGCAATCCCCTAGCACTAAAAATGGTCGCATCTGCCACCCAGGATGTATTCAACAATAGCATTCGTGAGTTTTTAGCGTACCTCAGTCAGAGAATCCTGATCTTTGAAGATATCCGTGATTTGCTCGATCGCCAGTTCAGCCGCTTATCAGACGCTGAGAAAAAAACATTATTTTGGTTTGCCATTCACCGTGAACCTCTGACGCTTACAGACATTCAAAATAGTGTGATCGGATCGATGCATCAGCAAAGTATTCCCCAACATATTAATTCCCTACTCCGGCGATCGCTGCTTGAAAAAAAAGATAAAACATTCTTTCTTCAACCCGTTGTTATGGAATATGTGACAGAGCGACTGATTCAACGGCTTTGCACCGAATTTACAACGCAGCAGCTAGATGTATGGCAAAGCCATTCCTTAATTCGCATCCAGGCCAAAGATTATGTTCGAGAGATTCAATTGCGACTGATCATGCAGCCTATGATCGAATGGCTTTTGTCCTCATACCAGAATGTGTCAGTGGTTGAAGATAGAGCCCAGTTATTGCTAACCCAGCAACAATATTCATCCAGTTCCCTAGCAGGCTATGCCGCAGGTAATCTGATCAATCTGCTGGTTCAGCTTAAGGTCGATTTGCGTGGCTCTGACTTTTCGGGGCTGGTCGTGCAGCAAGCTGACTTGCGGCAGGTCAACTTAGCCGGGGTCAACTTTAAAGATACCGATTTGACCCAATCCATTTTTTCCGAGAGCTTAAATAGTGCCATGTCGATCGACCTTAGCCCAGACGGACAGATGGTGGCAGTGGGGGATTCCACTGGGCTGATCTACCTCTGGCAGATCGCCACCACTCAATTACTGGCAACGTTTGTAGGCCATACAAGTTGGGTCTGGTGTGTGGCCTTTAGTCCAGATGGTCGCCAGCTAGCCAGTAGCGGTAGTGACACGTCGGTGCGGTTATGGGATTTGGAGAGCGGTCAGTGTTTATGGGTAGCTACCGAGCATACAGGCTGCGTTTGGTCGGTGACCTTTAGCCCGGATGGGCATCGCTTAGCCAGCGGCAGTGATGACCAGACGGTAAGGGTATGGAACCTCAAGGGAGACTGCCTTCAGGTTCTGCAAGGGCATACTAAAAACGTTTATTCTGTCCACTTCTCGCCGGATAACCAAACCCTAGTCAGCGGTAGCAAAGACGAATCGGTGAGGATTTGGAACACAAGCAGTGGAACCTGTCTGAGTGTATTGCAAGGCTATGGTGATGGGGTTCATTGTGTGCGTTACAGCCCAAACGGTCAACTACTCGCCAGTGGTGGTTTTGACGGGTCAATTCGACTTTGGCATGGGCAGACGGTTACGAGTAATCATCCATCTAGGGTGAGTTCAACGGTGTTGTCTGGCCATACCGGTGGTGTTTGGGGAATGGCGTTTAGCTCAGATGGTTGTATTCTGGCGACAGGGAGTGATGATGGAACACTGCGCCTTTGGCATGTGCAAGAGGCGCAATGCATTAATGTTTTAGATGGCCATACGGATGATGTGCTGGCGATCGCCCTTCGAGGTCAACTCCTTGTCAGTGCGAGCCAAGACCAAACCGTGCGGTTGTGGAATTTGCAAGGACAAAGCCTCAAAACATGGTGTGGTTGTACTAGTGGCATTCGTTCTCTCAGCCTCAGTCCGAATGGAACAACTCTAGCAAGTCGGGGGTTGGATGAAGCCGTTTATCTGTGGGAGTTGCGGTTTGACCCCGGACTCTCCCCCTCACGCCCCGACAAAATTTTGCAGAGACGAACGGGTTTAACATCTCCGTTAACCAGTTGGGTTTCTTCCTTAAGCTTTAGCCCAGATGGTCAAACTGTCGCGACAAATGGACAGGACGGTTCGCTGCTGTTATGGAATGTATCAATGGGTTTGCTGCATCAGTGGTTGGGTCATGATGCGCCTGTATGGACGGTCGCTTTTGATGCAACCGGGAATGTTCTGGCAAGCGGTAGCAAAGACGAATCGGTGCGGCTATGGGATGTCAAAACGCATCGATGCTTGCAAGTGCTGGAGGGGCACAAACACAATGTGTGCGCGATTGCATTTGATGACAACAATCAATACTTGGCGAGTGGCAGTTCTGAGCAAACTATTCGACTGTGGGATGTCCAAACTGGGGTGTGTCGGCATGTATTGCAGGGGCATACAGGAGGCATTTTCAGCCTGGCATTTTCAGCCCACGATCAGCAGTTAATCAGCGGTAGTTTTGATCAAACCATCCGAGTCTGGAATCTCCAGACTGGCGAATGTACACAAGTCTTACGGGGGCATACGGGTGGGATATGGTCGGTTGCTGTATGCCCTGATCATCATCTGTTAGCAAGTGGCAGTGGTGATCAGACCATTCGGCTCTGGAATCTGCAAACTGGATATTGTTTGAACGTCTTGCACGAACACACCAGTTGGGTCACCTCAGTCAGCTTTAGCCCAGATGGTCAGTTTTTAATCAGTGGCAGTGACGATCGCACCCTTAAGGTATGGGATATCACCACCGGATTTTGCATTCAGACATTGATGGTCGATCGACTTTATGAAGGCATGAATATTCAAGGTGCAACTGGATTGACGCACACTCAAGCAGCGACGTTGAGAGCATTAGGAGCAATTTCACAGTGA